CACTTTCACAGAAGCCGGTCGCTTGGGCACTCGACGAGCAGCGCGCATCCTCCGCGCCCTTTTCAACTTTTGGGCTGCGGCGCTTCGGGAGGGCCGAGCCGCCTGTGCCTTTTTCGCCCTTGCTGCCGTGACGGGCGGCTTCCTCGACTTCGCCGCCTTGCGGCTGCGTCCGGTTGCCGACCTCCTTGCACTCTTGCGGGTGGCGCGCTTAGAGCGGCGCCTGGCGATCGTCTTGCTCATCGTCCTGGAGAACCTCTTCGCGCGTTTCCGGTCCTTCTGCAGCAACCGCACAGCCATCTCGACACGCTTCGGCACAGAAAGTGAGCGCTGCCGACCTGTCATGATCCACATGCGAAGTACTCGCTTGAGATTCGCCCTTGTGGAGGGAAACTTGGTGCGCCGCATCAACTCCGTCTCGAAAGCAGCAAAGGGCGTTATAGCTTTCTTGCCTttctgctggcgccgctttAAGTGAATCGTCTTGCGCTTCGAAGCCGTGGTGCGCGCCAGCTTCGACCGTGACGGTGCTGCCTTCCAGTCGCCCGCAGGCTTTGCAGTCTTCTGCAGCTCTTTGGTGATTTCCTTGCCTTTCGTGCGGTATATTCGCAGTGCTGCCGCAACACGGGGTGCGGAGAAGCGGATGCCATACTGCGGTGCCGTCCTGTGCCACAGGACGGCAGCCGTCTGCATTTTTCGCTCCTGCTCCGCGTCTCTGAGCGGCGGGTAAACGGCCTTGTAGAAGCTAGCAAATGGTGGCCGCCTGCTCACCAAAGCCCGCATCGATCTCGAGAACATCGTGCGTTGTGGCTTGGTTGTTTCACAGTTGCTGGTACTTGGCTTCCGCCTTTCTTTGGTCAAGTTGTTTTGATGTacaggtgcgcgtgcgcgttcGTGGTAGTCCGCAAATGAAGGACCTGGAGGAAAGGTCTGTTCGTGGGAGCGGgacgggggaggagggaaagggagaggcaCACCGAAGAAGAGGTGCAAAAGGAAGCAGACGGTGCGTGGTGGAGCGGccaggagagagcgcgcagcgcaaagagaggcggagagtGGTCGGCGGACGCAGGGAGTAGGAGGAAGGAAAGACGATCGGGGCCAGTGGACGGCAGTGGAGAGAAAATGGGCGGGGAGACATCGCGATCAAAATGAAGAGCCGGATCGAATACCAATCGGCCTCGACGCTTTCGCGGACAGGTACGACAACGGATACGGCTTTCGCACTGACTGCAAGCGGGGTATGATTTCACACGCGGCCAAGTGCAGAAAGGGTGCACCGACTGCCTCCACATCACAGCAGCTaggagaaagggggggggctgcggCGTCCAACATGTgatatatgtgtgtgtgtgtgtgtgtgtcgctctGGGAACGTCAGCCACCGAGTCGTTCAGAGCGCTCCATGCactcttttcgttttggtGCTACCACTCTTGTTCGGCATCCCTCCGCAAAGCGGGATGCTCGCGTGTGCCTTCCCTTCGCTTCCGAAACGACACGGAGAAGGTGCCCGTGCGCGAAGATATGCGACAAAAACGCCGTGCAACTTTAGTCCACAGATATACCCTCAGACGCAGAGCGACGCTCGCGCAGAAACAGAGGGGCGAAAAGAAGTATGCGTGCAAGTTGGCATACGTGTCATTTCCGAGGGGTTCGCCTAAAGCGTCCTCGTATGGTTGTAGGTGTGTACATTTTTGCTGTTCCCTTTTGTCccctgtgtgtgtcggtgtgaCTGTTTGCGCGGAAAAACGCACGGTGCGGGCGCCTGCGTATTTCGGCCTCCCTTTTGGAGGGGAAAGAGAGCAATGCGAGgcaaagcagagagagagagagagagcgagaaggaaCGCATCACCGATGCGATGagcctctccccctttcccatctctctctcttgcccgccCGCTTGCTCTTGTGCCCGGTACATGTTTCCGTACACGCAGATGCAAGTGAGAATAgcaaccaaaaaaaaacggtgCACACCACGACCGCCGGTGAAAGGAAGGGgatgagggaaggggagagaacCGGGGACGGGGCGGAGGCaaaaagcgaaaaaaaaaggcagaGTCGTACGGAAGGACGCGATGGAGGTGAAAAATGAAGGCAACTACAATGAACAGGGGTGCGCAAGCCACATCTTCGTTGCCCCGTTTGTCCTCACTGCGCCCTCGGTCGCTGTCGCTTCGCGCGTCTGtctccctttcttctccGCACCTTGCACGCCGGATCGCCGTGGAGTCAGccaaggtggaggaggaggtggagggtgACGGGATGTGTGAGTAATGTGAGGAGTTCGAGCAgcgaaagggagaggagcgacGGCGAGTCTGCCACCGTTCCCTCTACACCCACACAGAGGAAGAAGTGAAAGCGTAAGAAAAACGAAACGTTACGaagtgtgtgcgtttgtgtatgtgtatgaAAACGCAACAGCTCCAGGCGCAgtcaacaacaaaaaaatgtATACAAACAAGAGAGCAAAGGTGTGTGAAGCGTGAAAGGGAAGCAGCGAAGCGAGGCAGAGAGGTAAGAACGCTGATGGCACACTGATCAGGGCCCCTTGTCGATGACCTCCCCCGCCATCGCGGTTCACGCACTCGTGTCCATCGGGCAGAGCCCCgcgaaaaaagaaagaaaacgaaCTCGACAGCCGCTACTGCCTAGACATGTAAGGGACGGTTAGCAGTGAGCCCGTCCCCCGAACCACGCGCAAACGTCGTCTCTGCAGCACGGTCGCCATGCACCGACAAACCAGTATATATACGTATGCATGTATTTATGTACGTTTCTCTGTGCGTATACCAGGATACCTCTCAAAAGGGGGCCGCATACAGAATGAGAGGGAAAGAAAGAAAGGATGGAGGCGTAGAGGCGGAGTGTGGAGGGTGAGAGACTGCAACAGGAAGAACACGTCTGTCGTCTAGTTGCGGAAGGAATACAACCGAAGAGCGACCAATGCAGAGAAAAgctgagagagagggagagagagacagagggggtgggtgggtgcgaGAGAAACATACATGAATGGAATATACGCTGTGATGAGGAGGCTGCGAAGGAGGTGAGGAGATGGAgacatgtgtgtgtgtgtgggggggggggaataTAAGGGGTAGGTCGCTTCCgcatggagagaggggaaacCAAAGAAAAAGCGGCGCGATCTGACGAGGAGACGACGAATGACAAGAGTGGTCCGCACGTATCGAAACCGACTGCGGTCATAGAAGACGCGAGAGAGGTGTTTTGCAGAACATCCAGGACACTCCGTTCAGGAGCTATCTTGTATGAGTGCGTGACGCACagacgtacacacacacacacacacacagagctGTCGCACCCCTCCTACCTCCTGTTTCCGTTTCACCTCTGTGCGCCGTGCACGACAACGCGGCCCTTGTCAGAGTTGCGTGTCTTCTTGTCGGCTGGTGTCTCGATGGAGCCAAAGGGCATCTGGGCAATCAGCTGCCATTCCTCCGGGACGTCGAATGCGGCGCGGAGGTCCGCCTCGATTAGCTCGTTGtagtgctgcagcgacgcgccAATGCcgtcctgcgccagcgctgaCCACACCGCAAACTGGGCCATCGCAGACGATTGCTGCGAAAAGGTCGAGACGTTT
The window above is part of the Leishmania major strain Friedlin complete genome, chromosome 36 genome. Proteins encoded here:
- a CDS encoding mkiaa0324 protein-like protein is translated as MFSRSMRALVSRRPPFASFYKAVYPPLRDAEQERKMQTAAVLWHRTAPQYGIRFSAPRVAAALRIYRTKGKEITKELQKTAKPAGDWKAAPSRSKLARTTASKRKTIHLKRRQQKGKKAITPFAAFETELMRRTKFPSTRANLKRVLRMWIMTGRQRSLSVPKRVEMAVRLLQKDRKRAKRFSRTMSKTIARRRSKRATRKSARRSATGRSRKAAKSRKPPVTAARAKKAQAARPSRSAAAQKLKRARRMRAARRVPKRPASVKVRRARHLAAKRSSPKTVTASKPKARTTHAARKAAALKRRIRQTRIAAVAKSKARRTAAKRKTSAARRRANPYIKFYRHMRMTGLIPNQPKILGTRQIKALWTETHSLNGLNRRIARATELLEKRTGLKSKVNPPPVRTSARKRQSPKHGSPGPLPAPAAPKTLESLTIKQRDIKVPPYYSSNPFGATYAALLPLLRDIPSSTRMAHVAKAWTRTSVRDDKRSAKARIAAVAEAMKK